The window AAATCCCAACAAACACAGCCAGACGAAATGCAGACGCCACCGAGCGCCGAGTAACTCGCCAAACCAGCACATGGTGCCTCGTTAATCGGAGCCCAACTTCAGACCCATGAAAGCAGGCGGGCGTTATGCAAGCGCGTGCTGAGGGTCCCCCGCGCGTCCTGACCGCCTTGCTGCACTTTTGCACTTTGCCCGGACTGCAATCACGGAAAGTCAGCGCTCTGTTCGCTCTGACTCCTCCGCTCTAACTCCTCCGCTCTAACTCCTGCTCCCTCTGACTCCTCCGCTCTAACTCCTCCGCTCTAACTCCTGCTCCCTCTGACTCCTCCGCTCTGACTCCTCCGCTCATCCCTCCATGTCTCATTCAGTCCACAGCACCCTTCTGGTTTCTCGCTGAGGCGTCACGTTAACAAACCCCCCGCGTGTTTATTCGCTTCTCCCCGCAGACGTGAAGTCACAGACCACCAAACGCGAGGCTTTCCACTGAAGCGCTGCTTTCCGGCTCGGTTTTCCTGCTGAAGCTCCGTTCCTGGCGTCGGAAACGCCGCGGCGTCCTTGGGAAAATCGCCTATTATGTAACCGTAATTAGCTGAGTAAACATCCTCGCTTTCACAGCCACAGTCTCGCCATTACGTTTCCCCTCTGGCGCTCCAGTGCGCGCTGAGCTGGAGAGGGTTCGGCTCCACGCACCGCCGTCCTGCTCTGGACATGACGGCGCTGAACAGCTGCTTCACTGCGTCGAGAGGAGCTGCTCCTCAACATCGGCTCAGTAGAAGTAGAATAGCTCAGTAGAAGTAACGTTCTATTGCATTAAGTTTAAGTTAAgcgatacttttttgatcccacaacccatttctcacacacacacacacacacacacacacacacacacacacacacacacacacacacacacacacgcacacacacacacacacacacttgcccggagcggtgggcagccctatccacggctcctggggagcagttgggggttaggtgtcttgctcaaggacacctcagtcatggactgtcggccctgggtatcgaactggcaaccttccgatcacagggccagatccctaacctccagcccacgactggcccTTAATATTCCCCTTTCTGTTCTATTCCACAAAAGCAAtaatattctattctattctattctattctattctattctattctattctattctattctattctattctattatttaTTAAGCATtaacattctattctattccttATGAAGcattattctattctattccttATGAAGgattattctattctattctttattaaacattaacattctattctattctattctttatTAAGCATtaacattctattctattctattctatatgaAGCATtcacattctattctattccttATGAAGcattattctattctattccttATGAAGgattattctattctattctattctttattaaacattaacattctattctattctattctttatTAAGCATtaacattctattctattctattctatatgaAGCATtcacattctattctattatattcTATATGAAGCATtcacattctattctattctatatgaAGCATTCACATTCTATTCTATATGAAGCATtaacattctattctattatattcTATATGAAGCATTCacattctattctgttctatatGAAGCATtaacattctattctattctattctattctattctattctatatgaAGCATtcacattctattctattatattcTATATGAAGCATtcacattctattctattctatacgAAGCATtcacattctattctattctatacgAAGCATTCACATTCTATTCTATATGAAGCATtaacattctattctattatattcTATATGAAGCATTCacattctattctgttctatatGAAGCATtaacattctattctattatattatattctatATGAAGCATTCacattctattctgttctatatGAAGCATTCACATTCTATTCTATATGAAGCATtaacattctattctattatattcTATATGAAGCATTCacattctattctgttctatatGAAGCATtcacattctattctattatattcTATATGAAGCATtcacattctattctattctatacgAATCATTCACATTCTATTCTATATGAAGCATtaacattctattctattatattcTATATGAAGCATTCacattctattctgttctatacGAAGCATTCACATTCTATTCTATATGAAGCATtaacattctattctattatattcTATATGAAGCATTCacattctattctgttctatatGAAGCATtaacattctattctattctattatattcTATATGAAGCATtaacattctattctattctatatgaacattaacattctattctattctatatgaAGCATtaacattctattctattatattcTATATGAAGCATTCACATTCTATCCTGTTCTATATGAAGCATtaacattctattctattctattatattcTATATGAAGCATtaacattctattctattctatatgaacattaacattctattctattctatatgaAACATTAACATTCTATTCTCTATGAAGCATTGACATTCTGTTATATTATATTCTATATGAAGCATTAACATTCTATTCTGTTAAAACAATatcattctattctattatctTATATTCTATATGAAGCATTAACATTCTGTCCTATTGTCTTCTATATGAAGCATTAACATTCTATTCAATTCTATATGAAGCATTAACATTCTATTCTATATGAAACATTAACACTCTATTCAATTCTATCCAAAGAATTAATGTTCTGTTAAAGAAACTAACACCCTGTTCTATTTTAttgtattctattctataaaagcattacatttttattttatttcattgtattcTATACTGTATGAAGCATTAACATTTTATATTCCATATTCTATAGAAACACTAACATTCTATTGTAgttctgttttattctattctgCATGAAACATTAACATCCTGTTGTATTGAAGCACTGCATTCTACTCTATTCGACTCCTTTCTATCAGTCCTAACCCAAACATCTCCTTACTTATGGCAGCTTCACTGTCACGAGGGTTTTACTTTTCCACCTGGACTTATTTCAGCTTAGTGGTTCCCTTTACTTACACCTCATTCAGCTTCTCAGGGACTTGATAAAACAGCGAACTCAGCGGTGCTGGAAAGGCTTATTTCAGGACTACGAATCAATAACAGTCATCCAACTGAGAACAGTTTGCTTTTATGGGTTCTCCACAAGTCGAGCATGGCTGTATAAACTTTGCCCACTAGATGGCGATAGATTCACACCATTCGCCTCTTCAAGCTCCTTTCTCAAAATCTACGATTCAGAACACGCGATAGTTGCTTTATCTATACTTGTCGAGATATGAGGATCAGTCTGACATGTTTTACCAACCCTCCCTCGTTTTCTGAGGTAATGTCAGGCTATTTGCCACATTTGCCAGGTTTAGTAAAACACACGGGAATCTTAAGCGTTAATTGCGCCTTTAATTACGATGTGTGCGTGACgtaattaaaatgtacaggTGTAGGTGAGTCTGTCGTTTGAATAAAGACGGAAGAGAGTGAAAGTGGTCAGTACTTGCTGTTGGAAATGGTCACTAATTGCTGAGAAATTGTTGGCCACTGTCCCTTTAAGGGAGCTCAATCTGAGCTGCTGCATGGCTAAAGCCAGCCCACCTCTCCATCAGATCCTACCTGCTCGCTGAGCTTCGTGGAGCTGGCCGCTTCTCCGAGAGCCTCCTGGACATCAAGAGCTCCAGTCCCGCGTTTGGACCAGGGAGAAAAGCCGAGAAATCGGTGAGAAATCTCGCTTTGGGCAGCCGTGGGCTGGAAACAGTTTAGCCATAGGTAACCGTGGCTGCTCCCTTTCAATTGCTGGTCGATGTGTGGAGAAAGTTTCCCAACAATATCACTCTTCTGGAGAGAAACGGTGGATGGGAGTGGATTGTGTAAGTAAGTGGAGTTATTTTCTCGGTCTTCTGTGATAATTCCTTGGATTTTGAGGACgagagtgctgattggtttccCTGTGAATGCTGCCAGTGCCATCCTAACACGCTCTGCTGATCCAGGATCAGCGAGGGCGACCAGCCTACTGCACTGGAGCAGAGCtgatctcctcattattcaccgtGCAGGCTCTGAGCAGTGCATCCTTCTGAAACGAGAAGGTCCTCGCAGCTCTCCTTCTTagtttgctttgcctttctggatTTTAAACACCATGAATTTGATTTTAGATTTACCTGAGCACCATTAGATCACATTCTCCAGGTTCCTTGCGTAGATCCTTATCAAAGGGAggaatatggcaaaaaatgtcCAGGACGATCCGAGGGACGATTTAGGTAAGATATCCGACGAGGAGCTCTTCAGACTCGGCAAAGATGAACTGATTAGGAGGCTCCGAAAAGTGGACGGTGAGAAGATGAGCTTGATGCTGGAGCATGGGAACATGATCAAAGATGTCAATCGGAGGCTGCAGGTTCATCTACATGAGATACGGAGCTTGAAAGAAGTGAACCAGAAGCTGCAGGACGATAACCAGGagctcagagagctgtgctgcTTCCTGGACGATGACCGGCAGAAAGGTAAAAAGCTGTCCCGGGAGTGGCAGAGGTTCGGCAGGTACACGGCCAGCGTAATGTGGAAGGAGGTCGGCGTCTACCAGCAGAAACTGAAGGAGCTGGAGGCCAACCAGGAAAGTATAATGCGGGAGAACGTGGAGCTGAAAGAGATCATCCTCAtgctggaggaggagaggaatgGTGCTGGGTCTAGGAGCTCCATAGACAGCCAGTCCAGCCTGACCAATTTGAACGGAGGCTCTAGTAACGTGAGGGATGTCGGGGACGGAAGCAGCACCTCCAGCACGGGCAGCGCCGGCAGCCCGGATCACCATCACAGTCACGGGCACAAGCCTGCCGAGAGCAAGATAGCAGCCATCAGGAGATCTATGGATGACCTTTCGGTCAGCCATCTCCACAGAAGCATCCCCAATGGACTGAACGGTAAGTAAACATCAGAGCTCTTAGTGAGAGTGGGGCTATTCAATGATTTATCACGAATGGCCTTTTATTTCCATCCATTTGTCCTcgtggatgttttttttcttgcattttaaaaTCGAAAGAGTTTGGTATCCCAAGAGGAACAGCTGTCTCGCACCTCATTACACTAATTTTGTAATATTACTCATTTTAATCCAGATGATGTTCAACTTCTACAAGTAAACAAGcattattttgcatttctgAGTAATTTTGTGGGTGTTGGGGGGGAAAAGCCCTTAACAAATGTATTCTTAACAGCTTGTGGAGGCACTTAACTAACGAAGTGAGATGCCTTCAGTAATCTCCCTGGGGTAACCAAGGAAACGCGGCATGACACAAGGACTTGTGCCTTTGGGTTTACTTTGTATACAAGGCAGTGTTTGCACATGACAGCTTTTAAACAGAGCAGGCTGGCTGTACAGATGGCATTGCGCTAATTACCTTGGCCTGTGAAGTCAGATCTAATGGGGATTTAACACTCCTGCTCGCTTTGTACGCATTGTAAATTCAGTCAACAGGTCATCAGACATCTCATTGAGAAATAAGACGTCATTCTTACAAGCTAATCACTGAAAATGCATGTTATGTTCTGGCTATTAGgttgtttattaattaattaacatagTGATCAGCGTTGTGCACTCAAGGATCATGAATTAACACATTTTTGCAAAAGTCCTCGATCTAAATAGATTATATTTGTTCTAGTACGTTCTCTGAAATGGGTGTTCTGGCCTTATTTaccttgtttatttttgtaatgtttatacAAATACTTCATACACCCAATGGGAGCCCCCCGTTTTGATAAAGAAGttcagaaatgtaaatgtgatgttcAGCTAGCAGTAGCATTAGCTCTCCAGCTTCCTTCTGCATTACGATTCCAAACAGCTGCCCCAAAGTTTATCAGAacttcctcccaccttcaaggtTCCTCATCTGAAGGGGTTTTTAGCTATTTAACCAGAAAATCTCACCCCGTGGACCACTGTGGCGCGGCTGTACGAGGCCAGACTGCTCTTATTTTGGCAAGAGAGCTCTTTTGAATATCATATGTAAATGCATAACAAACAGTTCCTGTCTGCAAATTACTGATGAAGGCTATCTGATCTAATGAACTGGACAATGTGGCCACGAATGACCCCTGCCATGTTATAAACTGGGTTGCAATATTAATTCTGTGGCTACTTTGTTTGGATTGAGATTATGGGCCGACCCTGTTTGCATAAGGGTTGTTTGTTGACCCATCCCTGGATGTGCGCTCGGTCACTGATACAGTACAGAGCAAACTGTTTCTGTGTGCTCAGTGA is drawn from Pygocentrus nattereri isolate fPygNat1 chromosome 10, fPygNat1.pri, whole genome shotgun sequence and contains these coding sequences:
- the ccdc85ca gene encoding coiled-coil domain-containing protein 85C-A, translating into MAKNVQDDPRDDLGKISDEELFRLGKDELIRRLRKVDGEKMSLMLEHGNMIKDVNRRLQVHLHEIRSLKEVNQKLQDDNQELRELCCFLDDDRQKGKKLSREWQRFGRYTASVMWKEVGVYQQKLKELEANQESIMRENVELKEIILMLEEERNGAGSRSSIDSQSSLTNLNGGSSNVRDVGDGSSTSSTGSAGSPDHHHSHGHKPAESKIAAIRRSMDDLSVSHLHRSIPNGLNDSSNYIRQLETKVRILEDDNKQVLSQGSIGDLKTLRKGLSLYHSESQLSSLSKYQDTLQNGTARLPSGDLPSPITSYLPSTQKPEAVVHAMKVLEVHENLDRQIPEDYEEDLSEKEKAIVREMCNVVWRKLGDAAGSKPSIRQHLSGNQFKGPL